Proteins encoded by one window of Emticicia oligotrophica DSM 17448:
- a CDS encoding ROK family transcriptional regulator — MSLTKPDSITEMEIESHGRESVVDIKKNKQKKGILLDLYFNNKNTIAELSHSLHISIPSITALIDELVEEQWISETGFAISKQGRRPAIYGINPEKNFILTLDINTHDTRIAVLNLKNEIIFSQTFDLKLKNNPSFLETLFHLVDDVMEVKIAKGRNIIGLGVSIPGLVNKKTGINYTYKSLNNDNTPLGKLIENHFNLPTFVINDSKATAFGEYHFGLAKGKSHVLSVNVDWGIGLGIVLNGEIFDGASGFAGELGHIQVNPDGVLCSCGKVGCLDTITSASSLLKSIKEGLRSGQVSKLGEYKDSLENINLEMVIDAAQQGDGFAIDIIHNIGLELGKGLSIAVHLFNPQIIIIDGVLSRAQKLIVNPIEHAINKYCLTDFKEDLSIEISQLSENAKIYGLQAYVVESILKS, encoded by the coding sequence ATGTCTTTAACTAAACCTGATTCTATTACCGAAATGGAAATAGAATCACACGGCCGAGAGTCTGTCGTTGACATCAAAAAAAACAAGCAGAAAAAGGGTATTTTGCTTGACTTATACTTCAACAACAAAAACACAATTGCTGAGCTTTCACACTCACTTCATATTAGTATTCCCTCAATTACAGCCTTGATTGATGAATTGGTTGAAGAACAATGGATTAGCGAAACAGGCTTTGCTATTTCAAAACAAGGAAGGAGACCAGCCATTTATGGCATAAATCCAGAAAAAAACTTCATTCTCACACTTGATATAAATACCCACGATACTCGAATAGCGGTTTTAAATCTTAAAAATGAAATTATTTTTTCTCAAACTTTCGATTTAAAACTAAAAAATAATCCATCATTCTTAGAAACACTCTTTCATTTGGTTGATGATGTGATGGAGGTGAAAATCGCTAAAGGTCGAAACATTATCGGTCTGGGAGTCTCGATACCTGGCTTGGTTAATAAAAAAACAGGTATTAACTATACCTATAAGAGCCTCAACAACGATAATACTCCACTCGGAAAACTCATCGAAAATCATTTCAATTTACCTACCTTCGTTATCAACGACTCTAAAGCAACTGCATTCGGTGAATATCATTTTGGATTAGCAAAGGGTAAATCACACGTACTTTCAGTAAATGTTGACTGGGGAATTGGCTTAGGAATTGTACTTAATGGAGAAATATTCGATGGAGCTTCTGGCTTTGCCGGTGAACTTGGACACATTCAAGTAAACCCCGATGGAGTACTTTGTAGCTGTGGTAAAGTAGGTTGTTTAGACACTATCACTTCAGCCTCTTCATTACTTAAAAGTATTAAGGAGGGGCTTCGTAGTGGGCAGGTTTCGAAGTTGGGCGAATATAAAGATTCTCTTGAAAATATTAATCTTGAAATGGTCATTGATGCAGCTCAACAAGGCGATGGCTTTGCGATTGATATTATTCATAATATTGGTCTGGAGCTAGGAAAAGGCCTTTCAATAGCGGTTCATTTATTCAACCCTCAAATCATTATTATTGATGGAGTTCTTTCAAGGGCTCAAAAACTCATTGTAAATCCAATCGAGCATGCCATAAATAAGTATTGTTTAACTGATTTTAAAGAAGATTTAAGTATAGAAATTTCTCAATTAAGTGAAAATGCTAAAATTTATGGTCTCCAAGCTTATGTGGTAGAATCTATTTTAAAAAGCTAA
- a CDS encoding isoaspartyl peptidase/L-asparaginase family protein, whose amino-acid sequence MQSRRNFLHWSVLSLPFLSASKALAKKTVAPQKPIVVSTWDSGLPVNAVAWKILREKNGRALDAVEAGANSIEDTINCCVGLGGNPDRDGKVTLDACIMDEHANCGAVAYLQRIKHPISVARKVMELTPHVFLVGDGAQQFALANGFQLEPDKLSADAEKTYKEWLKKSEYKPVMNIEQQQSKGQKKEGHGPFAPNRFDDGSFNHDTMGTIALDNAGNLSGACTTSGMGFKMKGRLGDSPIIGAGLFVDNEVGAAVSSGQGEEVIRIAGTHVVVEMMRMGKSPEEACKIAIERLVKINPEKAKNFQVGFIAINKAGEYGAYSINPGFSYSVTASDAGGKVFMAISHYK is encoded by the coding sequence ATGCAATCAAGAAGAAACTTCTTACACTGGTCTGTTCTGAGTTTACCATTTTTATCTGCCAGCAAGGCATTGGCAAAAAAAACAGTAGCCCCACAAAAACCCATCGTAGTATCTACTTGGGATAGTGGTTTACCTGTAAATGCAGTAGCATGGAAAATTTTACGTGAGAAAAACGGCCGTGCATTAGATGCAGTAGAAGCAGGAGCAAACTCTATTGAAGATACAATTAATTGCTGCGTAGGCTTGGGAGGAAATCCAGACCGAGATGGGAAAGTAACACTTGATGCCTGTATCATGGATGAGCACGCCAATTGTGGAGCAGTAGCATATCTACAACGCATTAAACACCCAATTTCGGTAGCCCGCAAAGTAATGGAACTGACTCCTCACGTATTTTTGGTTGGCGATGGTGCTCAGCAATTTGCCTTAGCTAATGGCTTTCAGTTAGAGCCCGATAAATTATCGGCTGATGCAGAAAAAACATATAAGGAGTGGCTTAAGAAATCAGAATATAAGCCAGTAATGAATATTGAGCAACAACAAAGTAAAGGACAGAAAAAAGAAGGTCACGGCCCATTTGCTCCAAATCGCTTTGATGATGGCTCGTTCAATCATGACACAATGGGTACGATTGCCCTCGACAACGCAGGGAATCTTTCGGGTGCATGTACAACAAGTGGAATGGGTTTCAAAATGAAAGGCCGCTTAGGTGATTCACCAATCATTGGAGCTGGACTTTTTGTAGATAATGAAGTAGGTGCCGCTGTTTCGTCGGGTCAAGGAGAAGAAGTTATTCGTATCGCTGGTACGCACGTGGTGGTAGAAATGATGCGTATGGGAAAAAGTCCAGAAGAAGCATGCAAAATTGCCATTGAGCGTTTAGTGAAAATTAACCCAGAAAAAGCAAAGAATTTCCAAGTAGGATTCATTGCCATCAATAAAGCTGGTGAGTACGGTGCTTACTCCATCAACCCAGGTTTTAGTTACTCAGTTACCGCCAGCGATGCAGGTGGCAAAGTATTCATGGCAATAAGTCATTACAAGTAA
- a CDS encoding alpha-L-fucosidase: protein MKKYFILTAFLLASVFSNAQYQANWQSLDQRPTPAWFEDAKFGIFIHWGLYSVPSWATKSNADGFGSGYSEWYWQRLFAKNLKIHPEFVEFHKKNFGDKNYQDFVQNFKAELFQPNDWANIFEQAGAKYVVLTSKHHEGFTLWPSKESWNWNSVDVGPHRDLAGDLMTAVRAKNLKMGYYYSLYEWFNPVYKADVNTYVSERMLPQMKDLVTRYKPDILWTDGEWDYPAKTWRSEEFLAWLFNESNVKNEIVVNDRWGSDTKSKHGSFATSEYGHGGTDNTETTGGFQRPWEECRGMGESFGYNRNENLDSYQTGEALVHQLIDIVAKGGNLLLNIGPAADGTIPVIMQERLHEIGSWLKVNGSAIYGTRRWSKAPAYTKESTLYFTQKGKNLNAITRKWEETISIQNVAKPSKVTLLGYKGEVKFTYKNGTLTIMAPSVNPSNIPCQYAWTYEIENAL from the coding sequence ATGAAGAAATATTTTATTCTTACAGCTTTTTTACTTGCAAGTGTTTTTAGCAATGCTCAATATCAGGCTAATTGGCAGAGCCTCGACCAACGTCCTACTCCTGCTTGGTTTGAAGATGCCAAATTTGGCATTTTTATTCACTGGGGGCTTTATTCTGTACCTTCTTGGGCCACTAAATCAAATGCCGATGGCTTTGGAAGTGGGTATTCAGAATGGTATTGGCAGCGATTATTTGCTAAAAACCTAAAGATTCACCCAGAATTTGTGGAATTTCATAAAAAGAATTTCGGAGATAAAAATTATCAAGACTTCGTACAGAATTTTAAGGCTGAACTTTTTCAACCCAACGATTGGGCCAATATATTTGAGCAAGCAGGAGCTAAATACGTGGTATTAACCTCGAAACACCACGAAGGTTTTACCCTTTGGCCGAGCAAAGAATCTTGGAATTGGAATTCAGTAGATGTTGGCCCACACCGAGATTTAGCTGGTGATTTGATGACAGCCGTTCGAGCTAAAAACTTAAAGATGGGCTATTACTATTCTTTATATGAATGGTTTAATCCTGTCTACAAAGCCGATGTAAATACTTATGTTTCTGAACGAATGTTACCGCAGATGAAAGACCTTGTAACTCGTTATAAACCAGATATATTATGGACAGATGGCGAATGGGATTACCCTGCAAAAACATGGCGTAGCGAAGAATTTTTAGCATGGCTTTTCAATGAATCGAACGTTAAGAATGAAATCGTTGTGAACGACCGCTGGGGCAGTGATACTAAGAGTAAACACGGAAGTTTTGCCACCTCTGAATATGGCCACGGTGGCACTGATAATACTGAAACTACTGGAGGTTTTCAACGCCCTTGGGAAGAATGTAGAGGCATGGGAGAATCATTCGGATACAACCGCAATGAAAACCTTGATAGCTACCAAACTGGTGAAGCACTAGTTCACCAACTCATTGATATCGTGGCCAAAGGAGGTAATCTTTTGCTTAATATCGGGCCCGCAGCCGATGGTACAATTCCTGTAATTATGCAAGAACGTTTACACGAAATTGGCTCTTGGTTGAAAGTTAATGGCAGTGCCATTTATGGTACACGCCGATGGTCGAAAGCACCTGCTTATACCAAAGAAAGCACGCTTTATTTTACTCAAAAAGGCAAAAACCTAAATGCGATTACTCGCAAATGGGAAGAAACCATTAGCATTCAAAATGTGGCTAAACCAAGTAAAGTGACACTTTTGGGCTACAAAGGCGAGGTGAAGTTTACCTACAAAAATGGCACGCTTACTATCATGGCTCCATCGGTCAATCCGAGTAATATTCCTTGCCAATATGCTTGGACTTATGAAATAGAAAATGCCCTATAA
- a CDS encoding DUF2264 domain-containing protein translates to MKKILIFFTFLTLNALLVVAQTPETGQQNRAYWSKLLYKISYPVIHNLSQETLVKNMPIETGPNTYKREMPVSHLESVGRTVAGIAPWLALEDDNTEEGNLRKTLREKLLQGLRNMVNPKSPDYLNFRKDMQPLVDAAFLAQGFLRAKNKLWDPLDDITKKRFVEEFKALRNRKAYYSNWLLFAATTEAFLLKIGEDYDPARIDYALKKIPEWYFGDGIYGDGPSFAMDYYNSFVIHPMLVEVLKVMVDANLAKKEEYDLALKRMIRYAEHQERFISPEGTYPPIGRSIAYRVGAFHVLALAALQNNLSPYMKPAQVRCALTKVMKNQFEAEGTFDANGWLQLGFAGHQTEIAEPYISTGSLYLCTFGFLPLGLPASHPFWTDAPADWTSKKAWSGQAFKKDAHVD, encoded by the coding sequence ATGAAAAAAATACTAATATTTTTCACATTCCTTACATTAAACGCTCTATTAGTAGTTGCCCAAACTCCAGAAACTGGACAACAAAATAGAGCTTATTGGAGTAAGTTATTATACAAAATTTCGTATCCAGTAATACATAATTTATCCCAAGAAACACTGGTTAAAAATATGCCCATTGAAACTGGGCCGAACACTTACAAAAGAGAAATGCCTGTTTCCCATTTAGAATCTGTGGGGCGAACAGTTGCTGGCATTGCTCCTTGGTTGGCCCTTGAAGATGACAATACCGAAGAGGGTAATCTCCGCAAAACGCTTCGAGAAAAACTGTTGCAAGGGCTTCGAAATATGGTTAATCCTAAAAGCCCTGATTATCTGAACTTTAGAAAAGATATGCAACCATTAGTGGATGCCGCATTTTTAGCACAGGGTTTTCTTCGGGCAAAAAACAAACTCTGGGACCCACTCGATGATATAACAAAGAAACGTTTTGTAGAGGAATTCAAGGCCCTTAGAAATCGAAAGGCTTATTACAGCAATTGGCTCTTATTTGCTGCCACAACTGAGGCATTTCTGCTAAAAATTGGCGAAGATTACGACCCTGCACGTATCGACTACGCCCTCAAAAAGATTCCAGAATGGTATTTTGGAGATGGCATTTACGGCGATGGACCAAGTTTCGCCATGGATTATTACAACTCCTTTGTTATTCACCCCATGTTGGTTGAAGTACTAAAAGTAATGGTTGATGCTAATTTAGCGAAGAAAGAAGAATATGACTTAGCACTCAAACGTATGATTCGTTATGCCGAACACCAAGAACGTTTCATTTCTCCAGAAGGAACCTACCCTCCTATTGGCCGTTCGATTGCCTACAGAGTTGGTGCATTTCATGTGCTGGCCTTGGCTGCTTTGCAAAATAATCTTTCGCCATATATGAAACCAGCCCAAGTACGCTGTGCACTAACGAAGGTGATGAAAAATCAATTTGAAGCCGAAGGCACTTTCGATGCAAATGGTTGGCTTCAATTAGGTTTTGCAGGGCATCAAACTGAAATTGCAGAGCCTTACATTTCTACGGGTAGTTTATACCTCTGCACTTTTGGATTCTTACCTTTAGGTTTACCCGCCTCGCACCCTTTTTGGACAGATGCTCCCGCCGATTGGACTTCTAAAAAAGCATGGAGCGGACAAGCCTTCAAAAAAGATGCTCATGTGGATTAA
- a CDS encoding bifunctional heptose 7-phosphate kinase/heptose 1-phosphate adenyltransferase, which yields MPLQPTEIKQIFQQIKHLKVGVIGDFAVDYYYEINKQTEEVSIETGKEVHWGKKPKTSLGAAGNVVQNLAALGINDIQVFGCVGNDVYGREMQYLLQKINVDTANLKCLSENWDTCTYTKPMSVNGEENRLDFGTHNELSAEVFDEILQNLDLALPSLNILIINQQFPNPLLTPQRIEQLNTLFSKHSNCLYVADLRSFGLSIKNVILKVNTEELARLVSIENLEEANELACIEQGKALLASIGGSLLVTRGEYGITYISANETQTIEALKLNTELDTVGAGDTVVASFSASRGTGTSITNSLEIANLAAAVTVQKLHQTGTATLEEILNLM from the coding sequence ATGCCTCTTCAACCCACCGAAATAAAACAAATTTTTCAGCAAATAAAACACCTCAAAGTGGGTGTAATTGGCGATTTTGCCGTTGATTATTATTACGAAATCAATAAACAAACTGAGGAGGTTTCGATTGAAACTGGCAAAGAAGTTCACTGGGGAAAAAAACCTAAAACATCACTCGGTGCGGCGGGGAATGTCGTACAAAATTTAGCTGCTTTGGGCATTAATGATATCCAAGTTTTTGGTTGTGTGGGCAATGATGTTTACGGGCGTGAAATGCAATATCTTTTGCAAAAGATTAATGTTGATACCGCAAACCTTAAATGCCTTTCTGAAAATTGGGATACTTGCACCTATACCAAACCCATGTCGGTCAATGGAGAAGAAAATCGACTAGATTTTGGTACACATAATGAGTTATCGGCTGAAGTTTTTGATGAAATACTACAAAATCTTGACTTAGCACTTCCAAGTCTTAACATATTGATTATCAACCAACAATTTCCTAATCCATTACTTACCCCCCAACGAATTGAACAACTAAACACCCTATTTTCTAAACATAGCAACTGTCTTTATGTAGCAGATTTACGTAGTTTTGGGCTTTCCATTAAAAATGTAATTTTAAAGGTAAATACCGAAGAATTAGCTCGTTTAGTAAGCATTGAAAATTTAGAAGAAGCAAATGAACTAGCTTGCATCGAACAAGGAAAAGCACTTTTAGCAAGTATCGGTGGCTCACTTTTGGTTACAAGGGGCGAATACGGAATTACCTATATTTCGGCGAATGAAACCCAAACTATTGAAGCATTAAAACTAAATACTGAACTTGATACTGTGGGAGCTGGCGATACCGTTGTGGCTTCATTTTCAGCGAGTCGAGGAACAGGTACAAGCATTACAAATTCACTCGAAATTGCTAATTTAGCAGCAGCTGTTACGGTACAGAAATTGCACCAAACAGGCACAGCAACTTTAGAAGAAATTTTAAATTTAATGTAA
- a CDS encoding AGE family epimerase/isomerase — MNPIQARELRDEIENYLNNSLLPFWITRTVDNQYGGFLTHFDQYGNDSGEDEKSLIAQSRSVFTYSSAHRAGYGGGKLAEMARHGVDFMLNKMWDEEYGGFYWMMNRKGEVVIDEKIVYGHSFAIYSLSEYTLATGDPRGREYAEKVFDLLQKHVVDTNYGGYWEMFHRNWDLKGPGAAGGDRKTLDAHMHLMEAFTTLYECTGQQVHRRKLLEIIEILTKKIMHPKYGTGIPQFWADWSVAPQIKFDIVWGWDRFTEDGQKAAAEDNTSYGHNSEFAWLLMHALDILKLPYDLHHEQIQKSFSHSVDYGIDWEFGGVYVEGSHAGEVYDREKEFWQQAEMLIGMLDAYRYLKDEKYWNAYVNVHRFVFDKMINHSLGEWWPLMTRQGEPIWKHMSHSWKINYHDVRSMIQSVVRLNKLLEA; from the coding sequence ATGAATCCTATTCAAGCCCGAGAACTTCGAGATGAGATTGAAAATTATCTCAACAACAGCCTTTTACCTTTCTGGATTACCCGAACAGTTGATAATCAATATGGAGGTTTTCTTACCCATTTCGACCAATATGGCAATGATTCTGGAGAAGACGAGAAATCGCTCATTGCTCAATCTCGTTCGGTTTTTACTTACTCATCAGCCCACCGTGCTGGCTATGGGGGCGGTAAATTAGCAGAAATGGCTCGTCATGGCGTAGATTTCATGCTTAATAAAATGTGGGACGAAGAATACGGTGGATTCTATTGGATGATGAATCGTAAAGGTGAAGTAGTAATTGATGAGAAAATCGTTTACGGTCATAGCTTTGCTATTTACAGTTTAAGCGAATATACCCTTGCTACAGGTGACCCACGTGGACGTGAATACGCCGAAAAAGTTTTTGATTTATTACAAAAACACGTAGTAGATACCAATTATGGTGGTTATTGGGAAATGTTCCATCGAAATTGGGATTTGAAAGGCCCCGGTGCCGCAGGTGGTGACCGTAAAACCCTAGATGCTCACATGCACTTAATGGAAGCTTTCACCACTTTGTATGAATGTACTGGGCAGCAGGTACATCGCCGTAAACTTTTAGAGATTATTGAGATTCTGACTAAAAAAATCATGCACCCAAAATATGGCACGGGTATTCCACAATTTTGGGCCGATTGGTCGGTGGCTCCACAAATCAAATTTGATATTGTTTGGGGTTGGGATAGATTTACGGAAGATGGACAAAAAGCTGCTGCCGAAGATAACACCAGTTATGGCCACAATTCAGAATTTGCGTGGTTATTAATGCATGCTCTTGATATTCTGAAATTACCGTACGACCTCCACCACGAGCAGATTCAAAAATCATTTAGCCACTCAGTAGATTATGGCATCGACTGGGAATTTGGTGGAGTTTATGTAGAAGGTTCGCACGCAGGTGAAGTTTATGACCGAGAAAAAGAATTTTGGCAACAAGCCGAAATGCTCATTGGTATGCTCGATGCTTATCGCTACTTAAAAGATGAAAAATACTGGAATGCCTATGTGAATGTTCATCGATTCGTTTTTGATAAAATGATTAACCATTCATTAGGCGAATGGTGGCCACTCATGACCCGCCAAGGCGAGCCAATATGGAAACACATGAGCCATTCATGGAAAATCAATTACCACGATGTACGCTCAATGATTCAGTCGGTCGTGAGATTGAATAAGCTTTTAGAAGCTTAA
- a CDS encoding sugar phosphate isomerase/epimerase family protein, which produces MELSIHNWMRAEPIEKTIQRIAALGYEKIEIQGSPELYDTKKVGQLLRDHGMGCWGSVTLMLEDRNLLAKDTAQRAKSVQYVKDVVRMVKELDGSMVSVVPATVGKIIPDGRPDEEWQWAVEGMQEIYEYAESVGIVLGIEPINRFETYFINRGDQALALAEATGPNCGVCLDTFHMNIEEDNTYDAIRRAKGRLVGFHVADNNRMAPGMGTINWTKIIETLREIGYDKVLSVEFCSPLDRTPANPYPNSIDTNPEGLSPEQKKFLEDHGSSAVTEDFYAMLTRKSIETLRPLI; this is translated from the coding sequence ATGGAACTTTCAATTCATAATTGGATGAGGGCAGAGCCTATCGAAAAAACTATCCAACGTATTGCAGCTCTGGGCTATGAGAAAATCGAAATTCAAGGTTCTCCCGAACTCTATGATACTAAAAAAGTAGGCCAACTTCTTCGCGACCATGGTATGGGCTGCTGGGGTTCGGTAACACTCATGCTCGAAGACCGCAACCTATTGGCTAAAGATACCGCCCAACGTGCCAAATCAGTACAATATGTAAAAGATGTAGTGAGAATGGTGAAAGAACTGGATGGTTCGATGGTATCGGTTGTACCTGCTACTGTAGGCAAAATCATTCCTGACGGACGCCCTGACGAAGAGTGGCAATGGGCCGTAGAGGGCATGCAGGAAATTTACGAATATGCCGAAAGTGTAGGCATTGTATTAGGTATCGAGCCAATCAATCGTTTTGAAACTTATTTTATCAACCGTGGCGACCAAGCCCTTGCATTAGCCGAAGCAACGGGGCCTAATTGTGGTGTTTGTTTAGATACTTTCCACATGAATATCGAAGAGGATAATACTTATGATGCCATTCGTCGTGCTAAAGGACGCTTAGTGGGCTTCCACGTAGCCGATAATAACCGAATGGCTCCGGGAATGGGTACTATCAACTGGACAAAAATTATCGAAACGCTTCGCGAAATTGGCTATGATAAAGTGCTATCCGTAGAATTTTGCTCTCCGCTCGACCGTACCCCTGCGAATCCATATCCAAATTCCATTGATACGAATCCAGAGGGTTTAAGTCCAGAACAAAAGAAATTCTTAGAAGACCACGGTAGTTCGGCAGTAACCGAAGATTTTTACGCAATGCTAACACGTAAATCTATCGAGACGCTCCGACCATTAATCTAA
- a CDS encoding mandelate racemase/muconate lactonizing enzyme family protein, giving the protein MKITNVEAFWLRCPIPKEKQHFSDYGLLTDFDMTLVVVTTDSGLQGFGEAKAAVGSSGVCASIVSCVENEIKPLLVGKDARHISRIWEHVYNGTRDHYALSRGRKFPILGRRGLTISALSGVDTALWDLKGKALGVPVVELLGGACRDKMPAYASGGWAKADKIGEQLMGYVSKGFQGVKMRVGIMDETVNESVKRVRAAREALGDNIKLMTDAHGTFSVPEAKQFCRGVEDCNLYWFEEPISPDNRHGTAEVRASTGIPIAAGESEYTAFDVRDLIEVRALDVVQPDSAIIGGITESMRVAQLAHTYQLELAPHCWGSAFSFMAGVNVAFAAPAATIIEFSLGGNPMMYELVNEKIEAIDGMIEVPKAPGLGLTPNWDFVKEFKQKI; this is encoded by the coding sequence ATGAAAATTACAAATGTAGAAGCGTTTTGGCTTCGTTGCCCAATACCGAAAGAAAAACAACACTTTTCTGATTATGGTCTCTTGACTGATTTCGATATGACACTCGTGGTCGTTACAACTGATTCTGGCTTACAAGGCTTTGGAGAAGCAAAAGCAGCCGTAGGTTCATCGGGTGTATGTGCATCAATCGTTAGTTGTGTAGAAAACGAAATAAAGCCTTTATTAGTAGGCAAAGATGCTCGCCATATTTCACGTATTTGGGAACACGTTTATAACGGAACCCGTGACCATTACGCCCTCTCTCGTGGTAGAAAATTTCCTATTCTTGGTCGTCGTGGACTTACCATTTCTGCACTTAGTGGCGTTGACACTGCTCTTTGGGACCTCAAAGGTAAAGCACTTGGTGTGCCAGTTGTTGAGCTTTTGGGTGGTGCTTGTAGAGATAAGATGCCCGCTTATGCCAGTGGTGGTTGGGCTAAAGCCGATAAAATTGGCGAACAATTAATGGGTTATGTATCAAAAGGATTCCAAGGAGTAAAAATGCGTGTAGGAATCATGGACGAAACCGTCAACGAAAGTGTAAAACGAGTTCGTGCGGCACGCGAAGCTTTAGGCGATAATATCAAACTCATGACTGATGCCCACGGAACGTTTAGTGTACCCGAGGCGAAGCAGTTTTGTAGAGGTGTAGAAGATTGTAATCTTTATTGGTTTGAAGAGCCAATTAGCCCAGACAATCGCCATGGTACAGCCGAAGTAAGAGCATCAACAGGTATTCCGATTGCGGCAGGCGAGAGTGAATACACAGCCTTTGATGTACGTGATTTAATAGAAGTTCGTGCCTTAGATGTTGTTCAACCAGATTCGGCCATTATTGGTGGTATTACTGAGTCTATGAGAGTGGCTCAATTGGCTCATACTTACCAACTCGAATTGGCTCCGCATTGTTGGGGTTCAGCATTTTCATTTATGGCAGGTGTAAATGTAGCTTTTGCCGCACCAGCAGCCACCATTATTGAATTTTCGTTGGGAGGAAACCCAATGATGTATGAGTTGGTAAACGAAAAAATAGAAGCGATTGATGGCATGATTGAAGTTCCGAAAGCCCCTGGTTTAGGCCTCACACCAAACTGGGATTTTGTCAAGGAATTCAAGCAGAAAATATAG
- a CDS encoding VOC family protein, translated as MAKAIGVNHVALIVSNLEAACEFYEHELGLEPIPAFLFDYPTAFFKFNETQQLHLTEWDDVFSFRGHICITIDDINPVFWRMKELGIIDTSPWGKARVLPGGNLQMFVRDPSGNLLELSSPPGYELDPNILTDEFFKEGIYVSGRNDFRGYKSKDATLYHNN; from the coding sequence ATGGCAAAGGCAATAGGCGTCAATCACGTAGCTCTAATTGTAAGCAACTTAGAAGCGGCTTGCGAGTTCTACGAACACGAGTTAGGTCTCGAACCAATCCCAGCATTTTTGTTCGACTACCCAACCGCTTTCTTTAAATTTAATGAAACCCAACAATTACATCTCACTGAATGGGACGATGTTTTTTCATTCCGCGGGCATATCTGCATCACGATTGATGACATTAATCCTGTTTTCTGGAGAATGAAAGAATTGGGTATCATTGATACTTCTCCTTGGGGTAAGGCACGTGTACTTCCGGGAGGAAATCTCCAAATGTTTGTTCGTGACCCTTCTGGTAACTTACTCGAACTTTCAAGCCCTCCGGGTTATGAATTAGACCCTAATATTTTAACCGATGAATTCTTTAAAGAAGGAATCTACGTTTCGGGTAGAAATGATTTTAGAGGCTATAAATCGAAAGATGCCACCTTATATCACAATAATTGA
- a CDS encoding 2-hydroxyacid dehydrogenase, translating to MKKNILLLETVADEAFQLLVESTNIEIFTAYGDKPLSEIVTNTPIHAVITRGKGQVNKDLMEACPQLEVAARCGVGLDNVDVKEASNRKIKVVNAPGSNASTVAEHTISLMLMLQRNLYKAISEAKAGNWNWRNQFVGDEISGKTLGILGLGNIGQKVAKIAEAFGMRVIYANRSILTVPYERLSFEEVLRESDIISLHLPLVPETNQLIDAKAFEHMKPTALLINTARGAIVDQSALLQALDNKQIAGYGADIPMATPPSPNDPLITHPNTLITPHVGSLTATTYTNMCVSTVKNVLEILNNGKPQIESIFNRKELDIV from the coding sequence ATGAAGAAAAATATCCTTTTATTAGAAACTGTGGCTGATGAAGCCTTTCAATTGCTGGTAGAAAGCACAAATATTGAAATCTTTACAGCCTACGGCGATAAACCATTATCAGAAATTGTAACTAACACCCCTATTCACGCAGTAATTACTCGTGGAAAAGGTCAGGTTAATAAGGATTTGATGGAAGCATGCCCTCAGCTTGAAGTGGCAGCTCGTTGTGGTGTTGGACTCGATAATGTTGATGTAAAAGAAGCTAGTAATCGAAAAATAAAAGTGGTTAACGCTCCTGGTTCGAATGCATCAACAGTTGCCGAACACACCATTTCTTTGATGCTCATGTTGCAGAGAAATCTATACAAAGCTATCAGTGAAGCAAAAGCAGGTAATTGGAATTGGCGAAATCAATTTGTTGGTGATGAAATTAGCGGAAAAACACTAGGCATCTTAGGTTTAGGTAATATTGGTCAAAAAGTAGCGAAAATAGCTGAGGCATTCGGAATGCGAGTCATCTACGCTAACCGAAGTATCTTGACCGTACCTTATGAACGCCTTTCTTTTGAAGAAGTCCTTCGTGAGTCAGATATTATCAGTCTTCATTTACCTTTAGTTCCAGAAACAAATCAACTTATCGATGCCAAAGCTTTTGAACACATGAAGCCAACCGCATTATTGATAAATACAGCACGTGGTGCGATTGTTGACCAATCTGCTTTACTCCAAGCACTTGATAATAAGCAGATTGCAGGATATGGAGCTGATATTCCGATGGCAACCCCTCCTAGTCCAAACGACCCACTCATTACACACCCTAATACATTGATTACACCACATGTAGGTAGCCTTACCGCTACTACTTATACCAATATGTGCGTGTCAACGGTAAAAAATGTATTAGAAATTTTGAATAATGGGAAACCTCAAATAGAAAGCATTTTCAATAGAAAAGAATTGGATATTGTCTGA